Part of the Nocardioides perillae genome is shown below.
GCAGCTCGTCGGCGCCACAGCGGTCCTCGGCTGCCGGCGTCCACCTCGACGACGTCGGCGGCGCCGGGGTCAGCCGCGGGGGCGTCGCCGGTCGCGTCCGGCGTCGTGGCGGGCGTGGGTGCTGGCGCGGCCAGCGCCGCCAGCACGGCGGCGCCGGCGTCGGTGTGCGACGGGATCTTCGGTGCCGGCGGCACGAGCTGCGGGGCAACCGGGTTCGCCGACACGTGCACACCGGGAGTTCTCGTGCGCTCGGTGCTCGCGAACTCCCGGTGTCTCTCGGCCTCGGCGGCCTCGACACCGACCTCGACACCGGCCTCGGCGGCCTCGGCGACCTCGACCACCTCCACCGCCACCTGGGCCTCCGGCTCGACCTCCGGCTCGGTCTCAGCCGCGGCGCCCGACGCCGGCGCACCGCTGAGCACCCGGTGCTCGAGCCAACGGTCGAGCAGGTCGGAGGCGGGCGCGCCCCCCGGCGCCGCAGCGGTCATGCCCGCGACAGTAGGCAGCGGCCGCGTCGAGCGCTGGGGTTTGAGGAAAGCCTGAACGTTCGGGCATGGACGACCGACCGTTGCGGGTACGCAACCACGTGCCCACCTCCGTCTGGACCGTCCTCGCCGCGACCGTCCTGCTCGGCGTGGTCGTCGCCGCGCTCGGCAGCCGGCTGCGACGGCTGCCCGTCTCCGAGCCCCTGCTCGCCCTGCTCGTCGGGGTCGCCCTGGGCCCGCAGGTCGCCGGCTGGCTCGTCGTGCCCACGGCCGTGGCGGACCCGGCCCTGCTCGAGGAGCTCGCCGCGCCACTCCTGGTCGTCTCGGTCATGGCGATCGCGCTGCGCTACGCCGCCGGCACCGCCCGCCGCCGGTGGGCACCCGTGACGCTCCTCCTGGCCGTCGTGATGCCCCTCATGGCGCTGGCCTCGACCGGCATCGCGGTCGCGGCCGGCACCGCCGCGTCGCTCGCCCTCGTGCTGGGGTGCTGCCTGTGCCCGACCGACCCGGTGCTGTCGTCCAGCGTGGTGACCGGCGGCCCCGCCGAGCGCGACCTCCCGAGCCGCACCCGCCAGCTGCTCTCGCTCGAGTCAGGCGCCAACGACGGGCTCGCCCTCCCGCTGGTCCTCGTCGCGCTGGCCGTCGCGGCCGCACCGACCGGCTCCGAGACGGCCCTGGCGGTCCTCCGCGAGGTCGGTGGAGCGGTCCTGCTGGGGCTCGCGGCGGGCTTCGGTGCGGCGTACGCCGTGCGTGCCGGCGAGCGGTTCGGCTCCGCCGACGGCGCCTCGGTCGTGCTCTTCACCGTCGTGCTGGCCCTCGGGGTCCTCGGGGCGGCCCGACTGCTCGGCGTCAGCGCGGTCATCGCGTCGTTCGTCGCCGGCCTCGCGCTGAACGCGCTGGAGACCCACGGCGACCGCACCCGCGAGGTGCAGGTCGACGAGGCGCTCAACCGCTACGCCGTCCTGCCGTTCTTCCTCGTGCTCGGGGCCGCCCTGCCCTGGGCGGCGTGGGGTCGGCAG
Proteins encoded:
- a CDS encoding cation:proton antiporter; translated protein: MPTSVWTVLAATVLLGVVVAALGSRLRRLPVSEPLLALLVGVALGPQVAGWLVVPTAVADPALLEELAAPLLVVSVMAIALRYAAGTARRRWAPVTLLLAVVMPLMALASTGIAVAAGTAASLALVLGCCLCPTDPVLSSSVVTGGPAERDLPSRTRQLLSLESGANDGLALPLVLVALAVAAAPTGSETALAVLREVGGAVLLGLAAGFGAAYAVRAGERFGSADGASVVLFTVVLALGVLGAARLLGVSAVIASFVAGLALNALETHGDRTREVQVDEALNRYAVLPFFLVLGAALPWAAWGRQGWALAAVVVGVLVLRRLPWLLALARPLRLRRRDAVFLGWFGPIGVSAVFYLADAAARLPAAEATELVALGTAVVAASTVVHGLTSAPGRTAYAAARDRDAPAPGERGA